The stretch of DNA CCTTTAGTTCTTAATGTGTGAGGGTAATTCAAGGTAATCCCACAAGGTTTGTAAGAAAAATGAGTGCCAAATCATTAACTGTTACCCTTTTCAAAGACAAAACATTAACAAAGTTTCATGTTTACAAAACCAATGTATTTATTAACAGAACACAACTATATGGTTATATACAAAATGAGGGTATATTCTGATTTGGGGAAGGGGGAACAGCACCCAAGTTCTTGCCTCCCTCCAATCCAACTCCCTCTAATCTGTGCTGCATTCTAGTACAGACATTATCTTCCAATGATGCCATTTTCATCAAATCACTCTCCTGATTCAAAGTACTTAACAGTTTTTCAACCCACTCTCCTGTGCTGTGCACTCATGGTCCCTTATAAATTGTCCTCAACACCCTGGTAACCCTGACTCTCGTTACTTCTCAGAAAAGAACCACTAATGTTTAGTCATACAGTGCTTCGGATTTTCAAAGCCTTTTCAtaaatattatctcatttgattttcacaAAAGCCTTTAAATGGAGCATTGTGCTAAAGAATTAAACTCAAAATGATGAAAGATCACAGGGTGGCAGAAATAGAACTTAAATCACAGATTTTTTGGTTCCAaggcagaatcccatggactcttcTGTACCCTCCACTCCAAAACTCCTTGCCTTCCACCTCTAAGCCTTTACTCTCTAGCTGGGAGTTCTCTCCATCTATCCAAATCTTCCCAATTCCTCCAAGATTTTCATTTCAATGGAGTCTTAGGCAACCAGTTGACTCTAAATAAACCACTCAACTCTGCTTTCCCAGCGTTCAGTGTGTGCTATTCATCTTGTACCCTAATCAGATACCTAAGTGAGATGCTTCTTAAATCCTTCACCTGGACATGTCATTTCTCTATCTGGAATCTAAAGTTctaagagcaagaaagggttttaGGCCTTACTTCTGAATCACCTACAGCATTTAGAACAGTGTTAACATAGAGCAGATCCAAAAATACTTCTTGTAttgatacagaaaaaaagaatagtacCTGTGGCATTAAGGATGATTATAAGGTGCAAAGGTAAGTATACAAGAATGAAGCACACAAATTCCGgtgagaaagaaaaaggtaaagaATGAAGAAATCTGCAGCAGTGCTGAAGACAGCACTAGCAAATCTGGTTTTGGACTTGCTAGTAGCCCAGACGCCAAAGGAAAACTTGAAAGACGAACTGTAATTGCTGCAGGCAGAGGACAGGAGGACTGCTTCAATGATGTGGAAAAAAAGAGTTCCCAGTAAATTTCTGACAACTATAAAGGGCATCTAATGAGTTGTGAAAACAGAGTACTGTGAGTATCATCATCTATAAAACATCTATAAATCTACTCATTTTTCAGGCGAGTCTTCAGATGAGCGTTACCTTCTGGGCCAAATTACTCTTTGCAGGGCTCCACGCAAAAAGTAAATCATAGCTGGTCTTGCCGGCTCTCCTATTAACCCAGTTCCCTTCCTCCTCCGCCCTTCTAGTATTTCCCACGCCTGGCTGCGATCCATTAAACATGCATGCGTTTGGAAAACTTCTGTCAGCGGGGCTAAAACAGGGCTTTCAAGTTCCGCGAAAATGTGCCCTACCCTGGGAGCACAGAATCGTCTAGACGACAGCTCCTGCCTGTCCTAATAACCAACACGCGGACGCGGCGGCAAACTCAGCGCCAACTCGTAAGAAGAGTCCCCAGCCGCGCGGAGCCCTCCacacctccccttcccttccaaCTGCTCCGTACCCACGGGGGGAACCTCGGGGTCCACTGGGTCGAGGAGAGCGCCAGCACCGACAACTCATTGGTCAGTTCCTGGAACTGACAGGACGTGAGGCCAATGAGAACGCGGTACTGGGCCGAGGCTAGGTAACGTGCTTAAAGGCAGAGGGGCCTTCGAGGAGAGAACGAGGTCGGGGGAGGAAAATTCGGGCTCCCGGGCGCGCAGGAAGTCATGCGAGTGGTGACTGCGAAGGCAGTGGGAGCGGAACTCACCCACGGCGACAGCGCCCATAGCTGCATCCCCTAATAGGCCCTCGGCCTGGGCAGCCTGCTCCGTCTTCCTCCCGGTGACGAATTGAGAGCGACGGAGCACAAGCCAGCGTGACCCCTGGAAAGTAACAACTTCCGTTACGCGGTATTATGGGAGGTGGCTGTggccctgggggcccagtggcACAGACGCTTGTTAGTCGGCGCCTGCGCAGGACTCGCGCCGGAAGTCTGAACGCGGCTTGTCACAGACTTGGCTGTCAATGATTTTTTCTTTCCCCCGCTTCCGGTAATTAGGTGCACGTGTGCTCAGTCCTGCGGACTCTGCGTCCCTGTGGATTGCAGTTCACCAGGTTCCTTTCGTCCATGGaattcctccaggcaagaataccgaaatggttgccatttcctactcaagggatcttcccaatcaaggagtcaaacccgtgtctcttgtgtctccggcattggcaggggggttctttaccaccggccCCACTGTGATTATTGGGTTATTTAAATAGTTCTAAAGTATGGGTATGGGTACCTGGGGGTGGTCAGACATTTGTAGTCTCCTGGATGGTTACCTTACTCAAACACGTCACATTTGAAGGGGGACATTTAAATTTTACTCATTTCCCCTCATTTACTCATTTTACTCATTCTGACCAGCCGACTTCTAAAGTTGAGTATATAGTCTTGAACTAACCTTGCTGACAGGGTAAAATTTACAAATGTTTACTGTTTATGCGTTAGAAATAGGTTAAGTGCCAAGCCCTCTGTAAAGTGAAATAAACACAGGCTTCGTCGCCTTGGAGTTTAATCTTATGCAGAAGGCACAATAATCGCTAGGGGGAAAGATGCAGGTTCCAATAGAAAAGCAGGCAAAGGATATAAACAGGTAATTCACAATAAAAACATGATAAAAAGAAATAGTCATCGTTACTAGTAATCTGATGAAAGTAGGTTAAGAAAGTGGCACCCTAACCTGTCGAATTGGCCAGAGTAATGATGGTTAAACTTAGTGGGGTAAAGGGCTCTCCTGCTCTATACtgcttatataattttttaagttttaacatTTAGCAGATAGaccttgtttttttcccccctttctatTCTAAAATGGCCTTAGGGCCATTGTACCACACCTAGAATGCCATTCACTTTTGATCTTTTAATTCTGTTCACACTTTAAAAGTCACTTTCACATAAAGAAATTGGCTGAAAAACATAGGTAACATGGCTACTCTATCACTCACATCACCTTATTTTACTTCTCTACCCAGCATTTATCACCATCTGGTATTTTTGTTTCATAGTTGCTAATGTATTtaccccctgccccacctccgACCTTATGTGTATTACTCAGTCTTGattgattctttgccaccccatggactgtagcccgccagcctcctctgtctgtggggtttccaggcaagaatactggagtggggtgccatttccttctcccctgcccccagaAACAAGCATACCTAAGCTCTCTGAGATGGGGGCATCTTTTGTCTTGTTCTATATCTCGTGGCTATATCTCTAGAACCTAGAAGTGTTTGGAACATGATACTTACTGAAGAAATTcagtcatgagaaatgctggtacTTGACTATTCACAGCAGCCttactcataatagccaaaaaactGCAAACGGCCCATGTCTCCATCGAAAGAGGAATGGAAGAACTGAGGTATAGTCACTGAGTGGATACAactaaggaataaaaagaaattactgaTACACACAAGAACATGGATACACACAAAGAAGCCTTACACAAAAGTACCTACTGGATAATTCCATCTCTATTAAGttctagaacaggcaaaactaattatggtgtggagagaaaaaaaaaaaagactaatagTTGCCTGTTGGGTTGGTTGAGGACTGACTGGGAAGGAACCTGAAAGAATTTTCTGGGGTGCTGTAATGTTCTACATTTTAATAGGATTTGAGTTACCAAGGTGTATGAATTTGTCAAAACTCAGCAAATATacatttacatttcctttttacttaaaaaaaaacctacataaTTGAAATCCTAATGTTATGCATGCTTAAGTACTTAGAAGTAGACTAATGTCTGCAGTTTACTTTGAAATGCATTAAAAGAGATGGGATGGATGAATTAGATCTATGACAAAGCTAGTTAGGCATTGTTGAGGTCAGTTTCTTAACCTTAGCACTGCCGGCATCTTAGACCAGCACATTTTTTGTAGGGGGGATACCCTGGTGCACCCTGGTAAATTGAGCAGTATCCCTGGATTCTACCCATTAGATGCCCAAAGCACACACCCTTCCAGTTGTGACAACTcaaaatgtcttcagacattCCAAAACTCCTTTGGGGAGCAAAATCaacttcctccttttcctttctttgtgaaTTGCGTCACTGTGAAATTCTCTCAACTTTGCTGTAATGCTTGAAATGTTCCATAAAAGTTGGAGAAAGATTATTTAATGACACTGAAAAATGCTCACAAAACACCATGTAGAAGATGCAGCTATGAAGACCTTTAAACACAtcttatttttgtaaaaagaaaaaaaaaattagcaatgaTAGTACCTAATATCAATACCAGCTTGTGCTGTACTGgtcttggtcgctcagtcgtctccgactctgcgaccttatggactgtagcccgccaagcatCTCTGTCtgtgtggattctccaggcaagaatactgaagctggttgccaagccctcctccaggggatcttcccaacccagggatcaaactcaagtctcccgcattgcaggcaaattctttgccatttgagctatcagggaagagcCAATATCTAGGCGATAAATCTTATGAGATTTCTATAATGAATATGTACAATAGAGGAAAAGGTACATTGAGTATATTTAGTTGgttaagaaaaatatcttttaattacTCTCGTGTTGGGGAGTCAGCTTAAAACTGTCCTTCATTAGCGCAGATAAATTCCTGTGTTGGCACAGGGTTCTTAATAGGATCGCCACGGCCACTATCCACGCTCACCGGTCCCTACTGCCTACTCAGCGTCGTTCAGGGGCCAGCAGGACCGCTACTACCTGGGAAGATCTTAGGAATGCAAAACGTGGGACTCCAAGGCTACCTTCCGAATCTCATCTGCGTTATACCAAGATCCCCGAAGGACTCCGCCCCAAGTTCGGATTTGAGGAGCGTTACTTCAATGGACGATATCCTGACCCAGGTAACTTGCCGGCCCTGCTTCTCACTGACAGTGCCAGCAGCTGGGAAACGCGAATAGGGAAGAACAAAAACTATCCGGCTGACAGAAACGCAGCCGGGCCCAGGGATCTCGGTTTTCTCAGCTCCGACTTCCGGGGCGCGCGGGCTTGAGAACGCGCACGCGTCCGTCCGGGAGGGCGGGGTCTCACTCTCCTCAGGCGGCCGGACCAAGGCTGTTTGTCGGCTTCCGGTTTGCTGGCCCTGGGATCCTTGAGGGTGTCTCCGAATACGAATCGAGCCGTTTGTGCAGCCAGGAAACGCGGGATTACAGCACTGAGTGGGCCCATGGCTCGAGGTGAGTCTTCTGTCCACCGGTGGCGCCTGCGGACTGGGAGTTCCTACTCTGCGGCGGCCCCGTCCACCGCTCGGTAACTCGGCGACCTGGTGGCCCCGCCTCCCCACTAACTTCTCACAGCTCATTGGTTAGAACTAGCGTCGCGTTTCCTGGCCCCGCCCACCCTCGTCTCTTCTCcaccgcgccccccgcccccccaccgaAACACACACCCAGCACACACGTCCTGAACATGGTTTGCGTTAGGGTAGGGGCCAGGGGAAACTTTCTGAGTAAGTTAGGACTTGAACAGTcaagtcctttaaaaaatataatagtcaataaaaagaaaaaaaactgcaagggaaaaagaaaggaagctcGTGTCATTCTGCGTTCTTACGGTGATATTCACTAAAACCTTGAGTCAGAAAATCCTGTTCAAGGTGTTTCTGGGACTGAAACCTCGTCTGCGAAAATAACTGGACAAATCACTTATTTGTGACATCACTCCGGTAGCTGTCCACCAGACCTGAGACCCAGACCTCCAAACTCAATGAGGCCTGTTCCCGAATTAACTCACTCCCCGACTGACTAAACAAACGCGCTTTTGGAGAAATGCTCAATACTCCCTAAATTACATCTTCAGCCAGATCTCTTATAAACGCCGTAGTTGTTCATCTAGCTGCCTGCTGAACGTCTCTACTTACTGGGTGGCTTGATAGGCATTTCATTACCTAGTCTGTCTAAGACCAAGCTTCAGATTTCCACCATCTTCCCCATCCAAGTAAATGGCAGGTCCGTTCTTCCAGTTTTCTCGAAGCCTCGCAGTTATTCTTACATATCACATGTAATTCATCAATGATCCTGTTGGGTCTACTCTTAATACATGTCTAAAACATGAACAGTTGCTCACCACCTCCACTACCATACCCTAatccaagccaccatcatctctccTTCTATCATTGTAGTGCCTACCTGCTAACTCTGCTTCCATCCTTCTTCCCAGCAGTGAGTGTGAGCCTTTTAATAAGTCAGACTCCTACAGTGGCCTTCCATATCAGTCAGGATAAAACCCCAgatcctgggacttccttggtggtcggATGCGGCAAGATCCCCAGGGCTGCAACTAAGAACTGGCAcagctgaataaataataaatatatatttttaaaaatcctaaatcCTGGTCATTCCCTGTGAGTTCCAACATGACTGCCCCTGATTTCGTCTCCAACCTTTTGTCCTAAAACCCTGCCCCTGGCTCACTCTGCTGCAGCCACCTGGTATACCATCATCCTGCTTCCTGGACTGTGGACATGCTGTTCCTTTTGCCTGGAAGACTTTTTGCCCATTTCAACACGTGGCTTTCTTTTTCAGTGCCTTCAAGTCTCATTCCCCCCCAGTCACCTTAGCAAAAAGGCTGTCCCTGACCAGCTTGTGTATAATTGAACCACCCCCAGCAACTTGCACCTTATCTTCTTCATAACAGTTATTCCCTGGACATatatgtggggggcgggggaggagcggCTGGAgacgtgtgttcaatccctgggtcgggaagatccccaggaagagggcatggcgttgtgtgtgtgtgtgtgtgtgttctgttatCATAGTCTGCTCCCACTCGGTTAAATCTCTGacagcacagatttttttttttttggttactttaGTCCATCATTGCAGTCTTAGTGCTTGACATACAATAGGTGcgcaagaaatatttgttgattgaataTAAAAATAGCAAGCTCTTTATGGCATTTACTCTGTTGCCAGGCATCATTTTAAGCACTTCCCACACATCCTCATTTAATAACTTACAGCAGCCCTGTCATTCCCATTCTGGAGATAGGAAGAGTGAGGCACAGAAAATTAAGCCACCTGCCTCCGGTCACACAgttggtaagtggcagagctgggagttGCAGCTTGGCAGTCTGGCAACAGAGTATACTTAAACCACTATGATAAAAACCAAAGTAAACTCACCTCCTCTCATAACCGTCTGACGAGTTGTTTCCTAGTTCCCCAACtccaacaggactggaaaagataagGAATTCTAATAATCCAGgagttttaaatatttctgaagatatatatgtatatatgccaaagatatatgtgtgtgtatacatacatcccctggagaagagaatggcaacccactccactattcttgcatggaaaattccatggacagaggagcctggtggaccacagtccatggggtcacaaagagtcagacatgactgagcgactaagcccacacacacacgtatgtatttatcttttggccataccacatggtatgaggggatcttagttccctgaccagggatcaaatgcacaccccctgcagtggaaacacagagtcttaaccactagaccacaagggAGTCCCAAGGTGTGGCCAGATTTAAAGGAACCATGACTTTCTGTAGGCTGAAAGTTGTACTGGAGCTAAAGAAGTGAAGGGCTGCCTGCAGGAGCTTGGTCAGAGGTGATTGTCAGGATCCCACCGAAGCAGGGAAAGAATAATTAAGAAATACCCTGGCCTCTTTCTCCTCCCATCCTCCCACTTCCAGCCAGAGCACTGGCCAACCATAAGAAATGCAGAAGACTTAGGTGCTATAGGCTGTGGAGGTCCGCTGTCCAGATTCCAGGGAAGGGTAAAGAAGGACCAAGAATGGGTTTAGAGGACAAACAGTAAGTACCATAAGGAGAAATATTGCAAACGATGAGTCCCTGAATTACAGCTGGGCAGATGGACTTGTGAAGAAGGGACAGCTTCAGGTCCATGCTGTTTTTTGTGGGCTTTCTTGCCCTGCACACCTTTCTTCCCTCGCCACATTATGCCTTCTCCTCCCTTGTCGAAGTCTTACCCTTCCTTTAAGGCTCAACTCaaatcctgccaccttcctcAAATCTTTCTTTGAAGACCCATTATATTGATCATGCCCTCATTTTAATCCTTGTGATAATACTGGTCACTTAACACTTGGCCTTTTTACCTTCACTGTTCTATATTTTATTAGATATAAGTCCTGATCTTCCCgggacacagaaaaaaaaaaaaaaaaaaaaaaaaaataagtcctgATCTTCAAACTAAATAGTTCCAGGAGAGAATGAAGGATGAAGCTCTACAGATAATAGCTGCCCAGTCAACCTTTACCAAAGATGAAAAGGAAGTCCATGAAGACACCACCAACTGAAATAATGGTGTTTTGATTCCCCAGAGTGAATTCTCGTTGAGAAGGTAAGCCATGTTTCCTTTGCATCAGTGGGATTCAGTTTTCCATTCAGAAGCATAACTCTTATTCCTTTCTAGTGAATTTAGAGTACTACATGCTAATCATGAACTTCATGCAATATAGAAACATAGAAATTAAAAGGTGAAAATCCTTCTGCCAACCCACATTAGCCAACTATTAATAGTTTTGTGAAttctctttgtgatttttttttcatgtacatGTGATGGTATAAGAAGGAATAGTAGTAGTATTTATTGATTAAGATTATTTATATTGTTCTACAATCTactattttcatgtatttatttttacaatcTACTATTTTAGGTAACCATACATCATGAACATCAATGTCAATAtccattttttaagttatttcatAATATTCTACTGTTTGGGTGTACAGGATGTACaggcatatctcattttattgcattttgaagatactgtgttttttgttttttacaaattgaaggtttgttgCAACTCTTGAGCACATCTCTTggtatttttccaacagcatttgctcactttgtgtctgtcacattttggtaattctcacaatatttcaaacttttcattattattacatttgttaTAGTGATCTGTgaccagtgatctttgatgtcatTATTACAAAAAGATTATCAttaaagtatgtattttttttacataattatatTGCATACTTAACAGATTATAgtgtagtataaacataacttttatatgcactgagaaatcaaaatatttgtGTCACTCACATTAATGTGATACttactttattgtggtggtctagAATTAAACCTgcagtatctccaaggtatgcctatGTATTTACTTAACTACTGTTCTGTTGCTGAACAGTTAAGccatttctgaattttttcttattattgataGTGACCATCGTTAGAAACACATTTTTATGTGCTGGTTTTTCTTTAGATCAGCTTCATAAGATTGGAATTTTTAGATCAGCTTTCCTTATAACAAGtttccccaccttttttttttaatgccaactTGATAAAAACATTGTGTTAGAGGGACTTCCACTTTTCAGGATATTTTTCCTATTCTTCcccaaaagaatatatatatatatatataaaacacaaaaatattctgACAGGTGGAGAGAGGGTGACAGATCATTGAAGGACCTCGGGATCCAAGGAAGGACATGATGATCACtcctttggggatttttttttgcctcaaaTATCCCAGACTTGACACTGAAGAAGCAGCAACCCATTATAGTCTGCTGATGTCATATTTTACCGGTGTCAGTAAAATACAGAAACCTTATGTCACTTTTAATTCAATGATATAATAatcttaaatttttcttctaCATACATTTAGAACAACAGTCTTATAACTTGTGATTCCGCCATCAGATATGTAGTGCCAATATTAAGAAACCCTGAAAGAGAGTCTAAAGTCTAGACTCTAGAGTTTCAACAAATTCGTGTTTTCTACGGCACACACACAGCAGCTTTCCAAAGTAGCTGGTGTTGACAGTTCTGAGCCCTTCTGCAGCGCTGCAGTTCCCTTCCCCACCTGACCAAGCAGTTAATAAAGGGAAGAAAGCTGAAATCTGAGTTAGCTGTGACTCATTGACCCCTCTCCACCTTCCTGTATTTTGTTGACAGCTTTTATCTGTCATTTCCTGTCCCTTCATATTTAACAATCTATTCCTGTACTCTaatggagggaaaagagagagaaattaacaCATGTGCTCAGCCTCCATGTTTTATTAGATGGCCCCGCACTTTCTTGCAAATGAAAATCAAGTTATCAAATtctaagaaatgttttaaaatccaaTTTTGATTAGCATCTTGTAATCTTTATGACCTTGGAGTGGGGAAGAATCTTCCAACAAAGATTCAAAGTCCAGAAGCTGTAAAAGAAAAGGCTGGTGAGTCTGcctccttaaaaataaaaactaatgaaTGGCTCACAGAACAACATATAAAGACTCTGTGCCAAGAATTTTTTTCAAGCAGGGGACTGtgtgaaaattttaaacttcCATGTAGCAGCTTTCTGGAGGCAACTTGACAGTATCCAAACTTTTTAATGCTATACCAATCAGCCACCTCTGCAAACTTATTcttgtatatatattattcacAGCTCACCAAACTGTGTGtctttatgtatgtgtatgcgtATATATAAAGTTCCATTATAGAAGTGTTCGTAAtagcaaaaatgtggaaaaaaccCAGGTGCCCATCAGTAAATAAGGAATGCAATGAATTATGACATATCTATCTGATTCACTATGATAGTCAACCACCAGAAAGAATAAGATAGATCGATCTATGTGCTGACAGTGAATAGATGTCCAAAATACATTTGGTGGGGAGAGAGT from Dama dama isolate Ldn47 chromosome 31, ASM3311817v1, whole genome shotgun sequence encodes:
- the LOC133050022 gene encoding uncharacterized protein LOC133050022, whose product is MSCEKLVGRRGHQVAELPSGGRGRRRVGTPSPQAPPVDRRLTSSHGPTQCCNPAFPGCTNGSIRIRRHPQGSQGQQTGSRQTALVRPPEESETPPSRTDACAFSSPRAPEVGAEKTEIPGPGCVSVSRIVFVLPYSRFPAAGTVSEKQGRQVTWVRISSIEVTLLKSELGAESFGDLGITQMRFGSCIHSVTIPQFFHSSFDGDMGRLQFFGYYE